AGGAGCACGAGCAGAAGCTtttgcggcatggggtagcgtgcccgtGCGTCACGCAACACCGtcctgacgaagtacaccgggtgctcgacgagggcagGAGCGTTGACGGGGTCTTGTACCTCCTGAGGTTGGGGGACCTTGAGAGCTTGACCGCTCGCAGGGGTAGCCAGGGCCTCAGGAGCACCATCCCGCGGGGCCTGGTCATCTGCTGGTGCCGCCAAGGCCTCAGAAGCACCGTCCTGAAGCTGCATTGTCTTGTCCCTTCGCGGGGCGTTACCCGGCAGGCCCTTGGCCTGGTGCTCCTCCTGGaccgccaccagcgctgcgctggcggagtgTGGTGTGGCAGCCAGGTAAAGCACTAGGGGCTCAAGAGGgcgtggcgccaccatcactggtGGGATGGTGAGGTACcacttgaggtcttgaaatgctgcgtcagcctccggagtccactcgaattGCCCCTTCTTTTTCATCAGTTTGAAAAATGGGAGGGCGCGTTCTCCCAACTTGGAGATGAAGCACCCCAATGAGGTCACGCAACCtaccagcttctgcatttccttgagagtcTGCGGCGGGCTCATCCTTTCTATGGCCTTGAGTTTCTCTGGGTTTGCCTTGATTCCCCTGTGTGACACCAGAAAACCTAGCAGCTTGCTGGAGGGAATACCAAACACGCATTTCTCTAGGTTGAGCCGCAGATCCACCACGCGCAGACTGGTAAATGTTTCCTCTAGGTCGTCGATAAGGGTCCTTGCCTCCCAAGACTTCACGACTATGTCGTCGACATATGCCTCAgcattcctcccgagctgctggcccagggcgatgtgcatcagtcgcTGGAAGGTTGCCCCGGCGTTGCGCAGGCCGAATgacatgcaagtgtagcagtacacctcgtagggggtcaggaaggccgtcttctcaaCATCTTGTACCgccattttgatttgatggtaacCCGAGAaggcatccaggaagcacagcaggtcatactcggcggtggagtcgatgatctgattgatgcgcgggagcgggaaggtgtcttgagggcaggccttattgaggttggtgaagtcgacgcacatgcgctccttcccgcctttcttggcGACGACGACCGGGTTCGCCAACCATTCCGGGTACTGCACCTCCCGAATGACACCAGCGTTATgcagcttgcgggtttcttggacaaTGAACGACTGCTTCTCTGTGGACTGCCGCCGTGCCTTCTGCTTCACTGGCCGGGCGTTAgggcacaccctcaagtgatgctcGATTATTCTCCTCGGGATCCCATCCAGGTCCCTGGGCTCCCATGCGAACACCcccttgttcgcgcgcaagaagTCGACCAGCACCTTTTCCTGATCTGGAGGAAagttggcgcctatggtgaaggtggcacCCGATGCTCCGTCTTCATCGAACGACACCTGCTTTgttttggcatgatcttgagagaacaactgcttcttcttcgctGGCACAGACCCTGGGACCTCTAGGGCACCTTCTTCGGCCGGGCGCGCCGCTGCTGTGGGAACTTGAGGGCCGCCAGGGCTTCCTTGGTGTCTCCGGCCAcggtgaggacgccgctgctccctggcatcttcatgaggttgcaGGCAAGGTGAGTTGCcaccataaacttggccagggctgggtacccaaggatggcattgtacgggaggctgatgcgggcgatgtcgaagtcgatgagctcggtgtggtagttgtcatgggtgccgaaggtgacggggaggcggatctgccctaggggACTGGTGGGGCAGAGTCGGCCATGCGGTACGTGGAGCAGGCCAAAAGCCTCCACGAAGAGTACATTAAGACCGgctccgccgtcgatgagggtcttggtaaccgccaaattgcagatggtgggggtgcagagcatcgggagcgtGCCTGCGCCCGCGGTGGTCGTTGGGTGGTCccttgagtcgaaggtgaggtcggccttgggtgCCGCCCATCCCGGAGGAGCTCCTTGCTGCACGTGGGCGGCACCCACTTGGCGAAAGAACTGCTTGACGTGGCGGTCCGAGGGCAGCTCCTGCGAACCGCTAAGGAGGCCTGCGACGGCGTGGATTGCCGGCGCCCCTAAACATGCGGTgaagaggccgcgcagctcctcccaggaaGCCACAGAGGATCCCAGCAAGCTGAGCAGGCAGGCGTGCGGCACGCctgcgagggccatggggagccagttggccatgacttTGTCGTCACCGCCAGCCACCAACACGGACTCCTCGTACGCCTGGAGGAAGCCTGCTGGGTTCGCCGTGCCGTCGTAGCGGGCGGCAACTCTGGCTTGAACTTAGGCGGCCACTGCACCTGTCGTAGGGCGGGGGTGAAAGCTCGGAGGCCCTCGACCTCTCCGAAGGCGCGTGCCGATCCGGTCGATGGAGGAGCGTCTTCCATGAGAGCCCACGGCGGAGTGCAACGGACGGAGTGGCGGATCTTCGACGCACCCCAACCTGGCGCGCAAAATAtcggattcggggttccgcagacccttgagaggttcgaactctggggtgcgtgcaaaGGACTCGTACTCCCCA
The sequence above is a segment of the Aegilops tauschii subsp. strangulata cultivar AL8/78 chromosome 6, Aet v6.0, whole genome shotgun sequence genome. Coding sequences within it:
- the LOC141025888 gene encoding uncharacterized protein, whose protein sequence is MANWLPMALAGVPHACLLSLLGSSVASWEELRGLFTACLGAPAIHAVAGLLSGSQELPSDRHVKQFFRQVGAAHVQQGAPPGWAAPKADLTFDSRDHPTTTAGAALAKFMVATHLACNLMKMPGSSGVLTVAGDTKEALAALKFPQQRRARPKKVSFDEDGASGATFTIGANFPPDQEKVLVDFLRANKGVFAWEPRDLDGIPRRIIEHHLRVCPNARPVKQKARRQSTEKQSFIVQETRKLHNAGVIREVYCYTCMSFGLRNAGATFQRLMHIALGQQLGRNAEAYVDDIVVKSWEARTLIDDLEETFTSLRVVDLRLNLEKCVFGIPSSKLLGFLVSHRGIKANPEKLKAIERMSPPQTLKEMQKLVGCVTSLGCFISKLGERALPFFKLMKKKGQFEWTPEADAAFQDLKWYLTIPPVMVAPRPLEPLVLYLAATPHSASAALVAVQEEHQAKGLPGNAPRRDKTMQLQDGASEALAAPADDQAPRDGAPEALATPASGQALKVPQPQEVQDPVNAPALVEHPVYFVRTVLRDARARYPMPQKLLLVLLVASRKLPHYFQGHPVKFVMAYRLERVLRSPNAAGIVAEWNIKLQVFPLEFSTTRAIKGAMLADFVAEWTDVPGPEAGEDRPLSPGSEAPDGWGEEDSNNTAEYEGLIAGLKAAAALGVKCLTIKELQHLPRGTNKEAYDISKRASRRLPQEPSVFQERLFKPSAAPPSAEPALPREDLPQAPPSGAPACGPTSRAQLLPALEPQEGCWTEEFKAYLLQGTLPEKKEDAERVARQPTAYCIQDGELYRKRPNDVSLWCISREQGHELLADIHGGDCGHYSSSRTLVGKAFWSGFYWPTALSDATELVRS